From Onychostoma macrolepis isolate SWU-2019 chromosome 05, ASM1243209v1, whole genome shotgun sequence, one genomic window encodes:
- the LOC131541691 gene encoding MOB kinase activator 3B has product MSIALKQVFNKDKTFRPKRRFEPGTQRFELHKRAQASLSSGLDLRAAVKLPQGEDLSDWVAVHMVDFFNRINLIYGTVCEFCTEKSCPVMSGGPRFEYRWQDEHKYKKPTPLPAPQYMNLLMDWIEMQINNEDIFPTSIGIPFPKNFIQICKKMVCRLFRVFVHVYIHHFDRILLMGAEAHVNTCYKHFYYFATELNLIERKELEPLKEMTSRMCL; this is encoded by the exons ATGTCCATCGCTCTCAAACAGGTGTTCAACAAGGACAAGACGTTCCGGCCCAAGCGGCGGTTCGAGCCGGGCACGCAGCGCTTCGAGCTGCACAAGCGGGCGCAGGCGTCTCTGAGCTCGGGGCTGGATCTGAGAGCGGCGGTCAAGCTGCCGCAGGGCGAGGATCTGAGCGACTGGGTGGCTGTGCACATGGTCGACTTCTTCAACCGCATCAACCTCATCTACGGGACGGTGTGCGAGTTCTGCACGGAGAAGAGCTGCCCGGTGATGTCCGGCGGCCCACGGTTCGAGTACCGATGGCAGGACGAGCACAAGTACAAGAAGCCCACGCCGCTGCCGGCGCCGCAGTACATGAACCTGCTGATGGACTGGATCGAGATGCAGATCAACAACGAGGACATCTTCCCCACCAGCATCG GAATTCCCTTCCCGAAGAACTTCATCCAGATCTGTAAGAAGATGGTGTGTCGTCTCTTCCGTGTGTTCGTGCACGTCTACATCCATCACTTCGACCGGATCCTCCTGATGGGAGCCGAGGCGCACGTCAACACCTGCTACAAACACTTCTACTACTTCGCCACCGAACTCAACCTGATCGAGCGCAAGGAGCTGGAGCCGCTG AAAGAAATGACCTCTAGAATGTGTTTGTGA